In one window of Onychomys torridus chromosome 5, mOncTor1.1, whole genome shotgun sequence DNA:
- the LOC118584889 gene encoding olfactory receptor 2W1 isoform X1, with translation MDPKNYSALHVFILLGFSDHPQLEKILSGVVTFFYVITLVGNTAIILASLLDAHLHTPMYFFLRNLSFLDLCFTTSIVPQMLVNLWGPDKTISSVGCVAQLYVYMWLGSIECLLLAVMSYDRFTAICKPLHYFIIMNPRLCIKMIVMVWSISLANSVVLCTLTVNLPRCGHNLLDHFLCELPAMVKIACVDTTAVEMSVFALGIVIVLTPLILILISYGYIAKTVLNMKSRAGQKKAMNTCGSHLTVVSIFYGTIIYLYLQPGKRASKDQGKFLTLFYTIITPSLNPLIYTLRNRDMKDALRKLTRFYHGLQK, from the coding sequence ATGGACCCCAAAAATTACAGTGCTCTGCATGTTTTTATCCTGCTTGGCTTCTCTGATCACCCTCAACTGGAAAAGATCCTCTCTGGAGTTGTCACCTTTTTTTATGTTATTACCTTAGTGGGTAACACAGCTATCATTCTTGCATCCCTCCTGGATGCTCATCTCCACACACCAATGTACTTTTTCCTCAGGAATTTATCTTTTCTGGATTTGTGTTTCACAACAAGCATTGTCCCTCAGATGCTGGTTAACTTGTGGGGACCCGATAAGACCATCAGCTCTGTGGGTTGTGTTGCTCAgctttatgtgtacatgtggctAGGTTCCATTGAGTGTCTTCTCCTGGCTGTCATGTCCTATGATCGTTTCACAGCTATCTGTAAGCCACTGCACTATTTTATCATCATGAATCCACGTCTGTGTATCAAGATGATTGTCATGGTCTGGAGTATTAGTTTGGCCAACTCAGTAGTATTATGCACACTCACTGTGAATTTGCCTCGTTGTGGACACAACCTTCTGGATCATTTCTTATGTGAGTTGCCAGCTATGGTCAAGATAGCGTGTGTAGACACCACAGCAGTTGAAATGTCTGTTTTTGCTCTGGGCATTGTTATTGTCCTTACGCCCCTTATCCTTATTCTTATTTCCTATGGCTACATAGCCAAAACTGTGCTCAACATGAAGTCAAGGGCAGGACAAAAAAAAGCAATGAATACCTGTGGGTCTCATCTCACTGTAGTCTCCATATTCTATGGAACTATTATCTACTTGTACTTACAACCAGGTAAAAGGGCCTCCAAGGACCAGGGCAAGTTCCTCACCCTCTTTTACACCATCATCACTCCAAGTCTCAACCCCCTCATTTATACCCTAAGGAACAGAGACATGAAAGACGCACTGAGAAAACTCACAAGGTTTTACCATGGATTGCAGAAATAA
- the LOC118584889 gene encoding olfactory receptor 2W1 isoform X2, with product MDPKNYSALHVFILLGFSDHPQLEKILSGVVTFFYVITLVGNTAIILASLLDAHLHTPMYFFLRNLSFLDLCFTTSIVPQMLVNLWGPDKTISSVGCVAQLYVYMWLGSIECLLLAVMSYDRFTAICKPLHYFIIMNPRLCIKMIVMVWSISLANSVVLCTLTVNLPRCGHNLLDHFLCELPAMVKIACVDTTAVEMSVFALGIVIVLTPLILILISYGYIAKTVLNMKSRAGQKKAMNTCGSHLTVVSIFYGTIIYLYLQPGKRASKDQGKFLTLFYTIITPSLNPLIYTLRNRDMKDALRHLLLMDCC from the exons ATGGACCCCAAAAATTACAGTGCTCTGCATGTTTTTATCCTGCTTGGCTTCTCTGATCACCCTCAACTGGAAAAGATCCTCTCTGGAGTTGTCACCTTTTTTTATGTTATTACCTTAGTGGGTAACACAGCTATCATTCTTGCATCCCTCCTGGATGCTCATCTCCACACACCAATGTACTTTTTCCTCAGGAATTTATCTTTTCTGGATTTGTGTTTCACAACAAGCATTGTCCCTCAGATGCTGGTTAACTTGTGGGGACCCGATAAGACCATCAGCTCTGTGGGTTGTGTTGCTCAgctttatgtgtacatgtggctAGGTTCCATTGAGTGTCTTCTCCTGGCTGTCATGTCCTATGATCGTTTCACAGCTATCTGTAAGCCACTGCACTATTTTATCATCATGAATCCACGTCTGTGTATCAAGATGATTGTCATGGTCTGGAGTATTAGTTTGGCCAACTCAGTAGTATTATGCACACTCACTGTGAATTTGCCTCGTTGTGGACACAACCTTCTGGATCATTTCTTATGTGAGTTGCCAGCTATGGTCAAGATAGCGTGTGTAGACACCACAGCAGTTGAAATGTCTGTTTTTGCTCTGGGCATTGTTATTGTCCTTACGCCCCTTATCCTTATTCTTATTTCCTATGGCTACATAGCCAAAACTGTGCTCAACATGAAGTCAAGGGCAGGACAAAAAAAAGCAATGAATACCTGTGGGTCTCATCTCACTGTAGTCTCCATATTCTATGGAACTATTATCTACTTGTACTTACAACCAGGTAAAAGGGCCTCCAAGGACCAGGGCAAGTTCCTCACCCTCTTTTACACCATCATCACTCCAAGTCTCAACCCCCTCATTTATACCCTAAGGAACAGAGACATGAAAGACGCACTGAGA CACCTACTACTAATGGATTGCtgttaa